A genomic region of Arachis hypogaea cultivar Tifrunner chromosome 5, arahy.Tifrunner.gnm2.J5K5, whole genome shotgun sequence contains the following coding sequences:
- the LOC112803404 gene encoding uncharacterized protein gives MDEIHEGVCGNHIGGRALAAKIARTGYYWPTMKRDYLAKVKTYDKCQKHEAISTKPAKVLHSMEVSWPFHKWGLDILDPFPIAPGQSSTHKPMGRPKLLNELCYRRSRESFDNAKGEWAELIPEILWSYNTTVQNTTGETPFRLVYGSEALIPVEIGIPTLRAELYDEQHNINARNAELDLAEEDRKIAAIKQRSQKQLAEKKHNKKVVPRTFSEGDLVLRRTEEARRPHSHGKLAANWEGPFRISKVLGMGAYQLQILQGNTMSGNWNVSSLKMYRS, from the exons atggacgaAATTCATGAGGGCGTATGCGGAAATCACATAGGAGGACGAGCTCTCGCTGCAAAAATAGCCAGGACAGGATACTACTGGCCGACCATGAAGAGAGACTATTTAGCAAAAGTCAAGACATAtgacaaatgccagaaacacgaaGCCATCTCCACAAAACCGGCCAAGGTGTTGCACAGCATGGAGGTAAGCTGGCCTTTTCACAAATGGGGACTCGACATCCTCGACCCATTTCCAATAGCACCAGGACAG tcgagcacccacaaaccaatgggcaggccgaagctgctaaaCGAGTTGTGTTACAGGCGATCAAGAGAAAGCTTCGACAACGCGAAGGGCGAGTGGGCCGAGCTAATACCGGAAATATTATGGAGCTACAACACCACAGTACAAAACACCACGGGCGAGACACCCTTCAGACTAGTCTATGGTTCGGAAGCATTAATTCCTGTAGAAATCGGGATCCCAACGCTAAGAGCCGAGCTATATGACGAACAACATAACATAAATGCCAGAAATGCTGAGCTTGACCTAGCCGAGGAAGACAGGAAAATCGCTGCCATCAAACAAAGATCCCAGAAACAACTGGCAGAAAAGAAGCACAACAAAAAGGTTGTGCCGAGGACCTTCTCGGAAGGCGATCTAGTCCTCAGACGAACAGAAGAAGCAAGACGACCTCATTCACACGGCAAGCTAGCCGCGAACTGGGAGGGCCCATTTCGAATATCAAAAGTACTCGGAATGGGGGCTTACCAACTTCAAATACTACAAGGCAACACAATGTCGGGAAACTGGAATGTCTCCTCCCTAAAAATGTACAGATCATAA
- the LOC112803405 gene encoding uncharacterized protein: MPVSPELLDQILPDIGETARRILNRERCDSNTREIVVNLHVTTYIVIQDSDIYNDDLCQNFSKLAQFVNLLERFKIDEQDDDAECAICLEKFGHGNEDSSVEVVRTNCSHVFHDYCMFRWLRGCANCQSPYSCPLCRCIVFPNSQTQIDDE; this comes from the coding sequence ATGCCTGTGTCCCCTGAGTTATTGGACCAAATTTTACCCGACATAGGCGAAACTGCAAGAAGGATTCTAAACCGTGAAAGGTGTGACTCCAACACGCGAGAGATTGTTGTGAACCTTCATGTTACCACGTACATTGTTATTCAAGATTCAGATATCTATAATGATGATCTCTGTCAAAATTTTTCTAAACTAGCACAATTCGTGAATCTATTGGAGAGATTCAAAATTGATGAGCAAGATGATGATGCTGAATGCGCTATTTGCTTGGAGAAATTTGGCCATGGTAATGAAGATTCAAGTGTAGAAGTTGTTCGCACAAATTGCTCGCATGTTTTTCATGATTACTGCATGTTCCGCTGGCTCCGAGGTTGTGCCAACTGTCAGTCGCCGTATTCTTGTCCATTGTGCCGCTGCATCGTATTTCCAAATTCACAGACACAGATAGATGATGAATAG
- the LOC112801128 gene encoding phosphatidylinositol 3-kinase, root isoform encodes MTGNEFRFFLSCDINLPVTFRVDRLEGHLPLPVKSPNSESNVPTEDRTGELYVECALYIDGAQFGLPTRTRLESSGPYCWNELITLTTKYRDLTAQSQLTFTVWDVSHGDGLVGGATILLFNRKKQLKTGKQKLRLWPGKEADGAFPTSTPGKVPRHERGELERLEKLVNKYERGQIPRVDWLDRLTFKTMEKIKERESLKNGSSHLYLVVDFCSFEHRVVFQESGANFLMPSPIASTNDIVIVWDPEVGKINPSEHKQLKLARSLTRGVIDRDLKPSSNERKSIQRILKYPPTRTLSGDERQLLWKFRFSLMSEKRALTKFLRCVEWSDVQEAKQALELMGKWEMIDVSDALELLSPVFESEEVRAYAVSVLERADDEELECYLLQLVQALRFERSDKSRLSHFLVQRALRNIELASFLRWYVAVELYDPAYAKRFYCTYEILEENMMKMAAGVNGEEDGFKLWQSLVRQTELTAQLCSITRDVRNVRGNTQKKIEKLRQLLSGLLSELTYFDEPIRSPLAPGVLITGIVPSESSIFKSALHPLRLTFRTANGGTCKIIFKKGDDIRQDQLVVQMVSLMDRLLKLENLDLHLTPYMVLATGQDEGMLEFIPSRSLAQILSEHRSIISYLQKFHPDDHGPFGITATCLETFIKSCAGYSVITYILGIGDRHLDNLLLRDDGRLFHVDFGFILGRDPKPFPPPMKLCKEMVEAMGGAESQYYTRFKSYCCEAYNILRKSSNLILNLFYLMAGSNIPDIASDPEKGILKLQEKFRLDLDDEASIHFFQDLINESVSALFPQMVETIHRWAQYWR; translated from the exons ATGACTGGGAACGAGTTCCGCTTCTTCCTTTCGTGCGACATTAATCTCCCCGTCACCTTCCGCGTCGACCGCCTTGAAGGCCATTTGCCCCTTCCCGTCAAATCCCCCAATTCAG AAAGTAATGTCCCTACAGAAGATAGAACGGGAGAGTTGTATGTTGAGTGTGCATTATACATTGATGGTGCACAATTTGGCCTTCCCACGAGAACAAG ATTGGAGTCCTCAGGACCATATTGTTGGAATGAGCTCATCACGTTGACAACTAAATATCGAGACTTAACTGCTCAATCACAACTAACTTTCACT GTTTGGGATGTTTCACATGGTGACGGATTGGTTGGAGGAGCCACAATTCTTCTCTTTAACAGAAAAAAACAGCTCAAAACTGGGAAGCAAAAGCTTAGGCTTTGGCCAGGAAAAGAGGCAGATGGAGCATTCCCTACTAGTACACCTGGAAAG GTCCCCAGGCATGAGCGCGGTGAGTTAGAGCGGTTGGAAAAGCTTGTGAACAAGTACGAGCGAGGTCAGATTCCACGCGTGGACTGGCTAGATCGCCTCACGTTTAAAACAATGGAGAAAATCAAGGAACGTGAAAGCTTAAAAAATGGAAGTTCTCATTTGTACTTGGTTGTAGATTTTTGTAGTTTTGAGCATCGGGTTGTTTTTCAG GAATCTGGTGCAAATTTTTTGATGCCATCCCCTATAGCTTCAACAAATGATATTGTTATTGTCTGGGACCCTGAAGTGGGAAAGATAAATCCCTCTGAGCACAAACAATTAAAGTTGGCCAGAAGCTTGACCCGTGGTGTCATAGACAGAGATTTAAAGCCAAGCTCAAATGAGAGAAA GTCCATTCAGAGGATACTGAAGTATCCACCAACAAGGACTTTGAGTGGAGATGAAAGACAGCTATTATGGAAATTTCGCTTCTCTTTAATGTCTGAAAAGAGGGCTCTCACAAAGTTCCTTCGTTGTGTTGAATGGAGCGATGTTCAG GAAGCAAAACAAGCACTAGAATTGATGGGAAAGTGGGAAATGATTGATGTTTCTGATGCACTTGAACTTCTGTCTCCTGTTTTTGAAAGTGAAGAG GTCCGTGCTTATGCTGTTAGTGTTCTTGAAAGAGCTGATGATGAGGAGCTTGAATGTTACTTGCTTCAGCTGGTTCAGGCTCTTAGGTTTGAGCGCTCTGACAAATCTCGCCTTTCTCATTTCCTTGTCCAACGTG CATTACGTAATATTGAATTGGCAAGCTTCCTTCGTTGGTATGTGGCTGTTGAACTTTATGACCCTGCATATGCCAAACGATTTTACTGCACTTACGAGATATTGGAGGAGAATATGATGAAG ATGGCAGCTGGTGTGAATGGAGAGGAAGATGGGTTTAAACTTTGGCAGAGTTTGGTGCGTCAGACAGAGTTGACTGCTCAGTTGTGTTCAATCACAAGAGATGTGAGAAATGTCCGTGGCAATACACAGAAGAAGATTGAAAAGCTCCGACAATTGCTATCTGGTCTTCTTAGTGAGCTTACTTATTTTGATGAG CCAATACGATCACCTCTGGCGCCTGGTGTCCTCATCACTGGGATTGTACCCTCAGAGTCGTCAATATTTAAAAGTGCGCTGCATCCTTTGCGGCTTACTTTTAGAACAGCAAATGGTGGAACCTgtaaaatcatatttaaaaagGGTGATGACATTCGACAGGACCAATTG GTTGTTCAAATGGTATCACTAATGGATCGATTGCTTAAGTTGGAAAATCTTGACCTGCACTTAACACCATACATGGTGCTAGCAACTGGGCAAGATGAAGGCATGCTGGAATTCATTCCATCCCGTTCGCTAGCACAG ATTCTATCGGAACACCGTAGTATCATAAGCTACCTGCAGAAGTTTCATCCTGATGACCATGGACCTTTTGGCATTACAGCCACTTGTCTTGAAACATTTATAAAAAGCTGTGCTGGCTACTCTGTTATCACATATATACTTGGTATTGGAGACAG GCATTTGGATAATCTCCTCCTTAGAGATGATGGACGTCTTTTTCATGTTGATTTTGGTTTTATCCTTGGGCGAGATCCTAAGCCATTTCCACCCCCGATGAAGCTTTGCAAGGAAATGGTTGAGGCTATGGGTGGTGCTGAAAG CCAATATTATACAAGGTTCAAGTCCTATTGTTGTGAAGCATACAACATTCTTCGGAAATCCAGTAACCTAATTTTAAATCTGTTTTACTTAATGGCGGGTTCAAATATTCCTGACATAGCTTCTGATCCTGAAAAAGGAATCCTCAAG CTTCAAGAGAAGTTTCGCTTGGACTTGGATGATGAAGCCAGCATACACTTTTTCCAGGATCTCATCAACGAGAGTGTGAGTGCATTGTTCCCACAAATGGTTGAGACCATTCATCGCTGGGCGCAGTATTGGCGGTAA
- the LOC112801130 gene encoding polygalacturonase At1g48100 has protein sequence MSRLSMKNLNYMLVIAILIWCSSFESCIARRGKHWRHTRAFSSSLYKKKGKSYYGHSHSHNHNHNHHGGGSSKSKPPTHKKSSPSPPNPPPYTTIPPPPPPKSHKPKVGVPSTPPPPPKDCNGGHSIIFNVLDFGAKGDGSTDDTKAFQATWGAACKVEASTMLVPADYTFYVGPISFSGPYCKPSIVFQLDGTIIAPTNANAWCGGLLQWLEFTKLVGITIQGKGVIDGRGSVWWEDQPFDNPIDGEEKLIVPLNHTWKPPVPVQSAMGRKMPSIKPTALRFYGSFNAVVTGITIQNSPQCHLKFDNCNEVLVHDVSISSPGNSPNTDGIHLQNSKNVMIHTSNLACGDDCISIQTGCSNVFVHDVNCGPGHGISIGSLGKDNTRACVSNITVRDVNMHNTMNGVRIKTWQGGSGSVQGVLFSNIQVSEVQLPIVIDQFYCDKRTCTNHTSAVSLEGINYDRIKGTYTVKPVHFACSDSLPCVDVSLNKVELKPVQQQYHLCNPFCWQTYGELRSPTVPTIDCLQIGKPSSNRIQTDHDIC, from the exons ATGAGTAGATTGAGTATGAAGAACTTGAACTACATGCTTGTCATTGCAATTCTTATTTGGTGTTCAAGTTTTGAGTCCTGCATTGCAAGAAGAGGCAAGCATTGGAGACATACCAGAGCTTTCTCATCTTCTCTGTATAAGAAGAAAGGTAAGAGTTATTATGGTCATAGTCATAGTCACAATCACAATCACAATCACCATGGTGGAGGATCATCAAAGTCAAAGCCTCCAACACATAAAAAGAGTTCTCCATCACCACCTAATCCTCCACCATACACAACcattccaccaccaccaccaccaaagaGTCACAAGCCGAAAGTCGGCGTACCCTCGACTCCACCGCCGCCACCGAAAGATTGCAATGGTGGCCATTCTATCATATTCAATGTGCTGGATTTTGGAGCTAAGGGAGATGGAAGCACTGATGACACAAAG GCATTCCAAGCCACATGGGGAGCAGCTTGCAAGGTAGAGGCATCAACAATGCTAGTCCCAGCAGATTACACCTTCTATGTGGGGCCTATTTCATTCTCAGGGCCATATTGCAAACCAAGCATTGTTTTTCAG CTTGATGGTACAATTATTGCTCCAACAAATGCAAATGCTTGGTGTGGAGGACTGCTACAATGGCTGGAGTTTACAAAGCTGGTGGGAATCACCATTCAAGGAAAGGGTGTCATTGATGGAAGAGGCTCAGTTTGGTGGGAAGACCAGCCATTTGATAACCCTATAGATGGTGAAGAAAAGCTCATAGTCCCTTTAAACCACACATGGAAACCACCGGTGCCG GTTCAGAGTGCTATGGGGAGGAAAATGCCAAGCATCAAGCCAACT GCATTAAGATTTTATGGGAGTTTTAACGCAGTAGTGACAGGCATAACAATTCAAAATAGTCCTCAATGCCACCTCAAGTTTGACAACTGCAATGAGGTTCTGGTCCATGATGTTAGCATATCATCCCCTGGTAACAGCCCAAATACAGATGGAATTCACCTTCAGAATTCCAAAAATGTGATGATTCATACCAGCAACTTAGCATGTG GTGATGACTGTATTTCCATACAAACTGGGTGCTCAAATGTATTTGTGCACGATGTCAACTGTGGGCCAGGACATGGAATCAGCATTGGAAGCTTAGGTAAGGATAACACCAGAGCCTGTGTCTCAAACATCACTGTCAGAGATGTCAACATGCACAACACAATGAATGGTGTCAGAATCAAGACATGGCAG GGTGGTTCAGGATCAGTGCAGGGGGTACTATTCTCAAACATACAGGTTTCTGAAGTTCAACTCCCTATTGTGATTGACCAATTCTATTGTGACAAAAGAACATGCACAAACCACACATCAGCTGTGTCTCTGGAAGGAATCAACTATGACAGAATTAAGGGAACTTACACGGTAAAGCCGGTTCACTTCGCATGCAGTGATAGCCTGCCATGCGTGGACGTGTCGTTAAACAAGGTGGAGCTGAAACCAGTTCAGCAGCAATACCATCTATGTAATCCATTCTGCTGGCAGACTTATGGAGAACTGAGATCCCCCACTGTCCCTACTATCGATTGTTTACAGATCGGGAAGCCATCGAGCAACCGGATTCAAACCGATCATGATATCTGTTGA